One Moorena sp. SIOASIH DNA segment encodes these proteins:
- a CDS encoding transposase → MLTMEFKAVLSKSQQKAVDEAIRTSKFVRNKVLRYWIDNKGIGKKELYRYNTQLRDEFGFVKDLNSHACQASVENVERAIKRLFDNCKKKVPGKKGYPKFKKHCRSVEYKQSGWKLPLDKKFIKFTDKKGIGKIKLKGTWDLWWFDQKLIKRVRIVKKADGYYVQFCVKVTRTEEIKNTGYAVGLDVGLKEFYTDSDGHSEPNPRFYRKSEKRLKFCQRRLSRKKKGSVNRGKARNRLGRAHLKISRQRKEHAKRLARCVIQSNDLVAYEDLKVKNLVKNHCLAKSINDAGWRQFRGWLEHFGQRFNKLTIAVNPAYTSQNCSECGEVVKKSLSTRTHTCKCGCSLDRDHNAAKNILNRALSTVGHTETLSNAWGDLSSTLLGHGLVEQDNSMNQESPGL, encoded by the coding sequence GTGTTGACAATGGAGTTCAAGGCCGTCCTTAGTAAATCTCAGCAAAAGGCCGTAGACGAAGCTATTCGTACATCTAAATTTGTGCGAAACAAAGTCTTGCGTTACTGGATAGATAACAAAGGGATTGGCAAAAAGGAACTCTATCGTTACAACACTCAGTTAAGAGATGAATTTGGATTTGTTAAAGACCTTAATAGCCACGCTTGTCAGGCTTCGGTAGAGAACGTAGAGCGTGCTATTAAGCGCTTATTCGATAACTGCAAGAAGAAAGTTCCGGGAAAGAAAGGCTACCCAAAATTCAAAAAGCATTGCCGATCTGTTGAGTACAAGCAATCTGGCTGGAAGTTGCCACTAGACAAAAAGTTTATCAAGTTTACCGACAAAAAAGGTATTGGTAAAATAAAGCTCAAGGGGACTTGGGACTTGTGGTGGTTTGACCAGAAACTAATCAAGCGAGTTCGGATTGTCAAAAAAGCGGATGGTTACTACGTCCAATTTTGCGTAAAAGTAACCAGAACTGAAGAGATAAAAAATACAGGATACGCTGTCGGGTTAGATGTGGGACTAAAAGAGTTTTACACCGACTCTGATGGGCATTCAGAACCTAATCCCAGGTTTTATCGCAAAAGCGAAAAACGTCTAAAGTTTTGCCAACGTAGGCTTTCCCGAAAGAAGAAAGGCTCAGTCAACCGAGGAAAAGCCAGAAATAGACTAGGTAGGGCACACCTCAAAATAAGTAGGCAACGTAAAGAACACGCCAAGAGACTGGCGCGTTGCGTAATCCAATCTAACGATTTGGTCGCTTACGAAGATTTGAAGGTTAAAAACTTAGTAAAAAATCATTGCCTTGCTAAGTCTATTAATGATGCTGGTTGGCGTCAATTTCGGGGATGGTTAGAGCATTTTGGCCAAAGGTTTAACAAGTTAACTATTGCGGTTAATCCTGCCTACACAAGTCAAAATTGCTCCGAGTGCGGTGAGGTGGTTAAAAAGTCTCTGTCAACCAGGACTCATACCTGTAAATGTGGTTGCAGTCTAGATCGCGATCACAATGCCGCCAAAAACATACTTAATAGAGCCTTGAGTACCGTGGGGCACACGGAAACTTTAAGTAACGCTTGGGGAGATTTGTCCTCTACTCTTCTTGGTCACGGCCTGGTTGAGCAAGACAATTCGATGAACCAAGAATCCCCTGGCTTATAG
- the tnpA gene encoding IS200/IS605 family transposase, translating into MKNKFKYNKNIVYSCKYHIVWCPKYRRPVLVEEVETKLKDLLYQIAEEIQVEIIELEVMPDHVHLLCECDPQFGIHKVVKRFKGATSRYLREQFPHLKSRLPTLWTNSYFLSTVGGAPLETIKRYVQNQKEV; encoded by the coding sequence ATGAAAAATAAGTTTAAATACAATAAAAACATCGTTTATTCGTGCAAATACCACATTGTATGGTGTCCCAAGTACCGTAGGCCAGTACTCGTGGAAGAGGTAGAGACTAAACTAAAAGATCTCCTCTACCAAATAGCAGAAGAGATCCAAGTCGAAATTATAGAACTAGAGGTGATGCCTGACCATGTTCACCTGCTTTGTGAATGCGATCCACAATTTGGGATTCACAAAGTAGTTAAACGATTTAAAGGGGCAACCAGTAGGTACCTTAGAGAACAATTTCCTCACCTAAAAAGCCGACTACCTACTTTGTGGACTAATTCCTACTTTTTATCTACAGTTGGAGGTGCTCCACTTGAGACGATCAAAAGGTATGTTCAAAATCAAAAAGAAGTTTAG
- a CDS encoding tetratricopeptide repeat protein yields the protein MLTQPLVSHALGVNPDNLNDSPGRLSRHHPLTRPYGYSGRLIAQSQYLPALKPTQPAALEQLNQGLALIQQSKVLEAIVAFEKAAQLNPKLAPAHYNLGLALRQVGKLQASADAFYRATQTDPEFALAFANLGAALLEGKNLSQAREYLERALELDPKLGVAHYNMGLVMSQLRTPAQAIASFKQAMQFSRNAPEPAYHLGLIYRQQGKLEQAKKAFEQAIKINPKYPEAHYNIGGILFSQRNLDGALAAFQQAAVANSNYANAYYAAGVVFLRQNRFSDALQVLQYARDLYNSQGNPQWGRRAEQLMEQARNSGF from the coding sequence GTGCTGACACAGCCACTAGTTTCCCATGCCCTAGGGGTTAACCCAGATAATCTAAATGATTCACCAGGGAGACTGAGTAGACATCATCCCCTTACTCGCCCTTACGGTTACAGTGGTAGACTAATCGCCCAGTCTCAGTATCTCCCAGCACTCAAACCAACTCAACCCGCAGCCCTTGAGCAACTTAATCAAGGACTGGCATTAATTCAACAGAGTAAGGTACTTGAAGCAATCGTGGCGTTTGAAAAGGCAGCCCAACTGAATCCTAAGCTAGCACCAGCACACTACAACTTGGGCCTAGCATTGCGGCAGGTTGGAAAATTGCAGGCGTCAGCCGATGCCTTTTATCGGGCGACCCAGACCGATCCAGAATTTGCTCTAGCCTTTGCTAATTTAGGGGCTGCCCTGTTGGAAGGAAAGAATTTGTCTCAGGCACGGGAATATCTAGAAAGAGCTCTGGAACTTGACCCTAAACTCGGTGTTGCTCACTATAACATGGGTCTAGTTATGTCCCAGTTGCGAACACCGGCACAAGCGATCGCATCATTTAAACAAGCAATGCAATTTAGCCGTAATGCTCCCGAACCGGCATATCATTTGGGACTGATTTATAGGCAACAGGGCAAGCTGGAGCAGGCAAAAAAGGCGTTTGAGCAAGCGATCAAAATCAATCCCAAATACCCCGAAGCCCACTACAATATCGGGGGAATTTTATTTAGTCAGAGAAATTTGGATGGTGCTCTGGCAGCATTCCAGCAAGCAGCGGTAGCTAACTCGAATTACGCTAATGCCTATTATGCTGCTGGTGTAGTATTTCTGCGCCAAAACCGATTTAGTGATGCTCTGCAAGTCTTGCAGTATGCTAGAGACCTTTACAATAGCCAAGGTAATCCCCAGTGGGGACGTAGGGCTGAGCAATTGATGGAGCAAGCCCGTAATTCTGGTTTTTAG
- a CDS encoding elongation factor G translates to MNGKACKATRNVAIVGPYLSGKTTLLESLLSVTGRISRKGTVKEGNTVGDNATEARQRQMSVEVTAASTEYQDICFNFIDCPGSIEFAQETYNALVGVDAAVVVCEPVSDRVLTLAPLFKFLDDWEIPHLVFINKMDRFELTDDANGNSLRSVFDALNSVSTRPLVLHQYPIGKGEHLTGFIDLVTEQAYLYHPDAPADPIPLPESLKEAEQQARTELLETLADFDDHLLEELLEEIEPPQEEIVQDLKMELGADLIVPVFMGVAQQDYGVRPLIDALLREAPTPETTAERRDIAGDESSTVAQVLKTYYTPQGGKLSLVRVWQGKLTDGMVFNGVRAGGLYRMFGHHTQSVSQVSAGDIVALGRLEGIKTGDTLTTDTGNREIKLPIAEGTKPVYALAITPQKRKDEVKLSGALTKLLEEDPSLVWEQHGDTHEIILWGQGDIHLQVALDRMSRKYNLPMTTHLPRVPYKETIRKSTISHGRYKHQSGGHGQYGDVYLDIQPLSRGEGFNFSETIVGGVVPKQYIPGVEIGVKEYLSHGPLGFPVVDVAVTLTNGSYHSVDSSEQAFKQAARLAMTGGMPNCEPMLLEPIMSVGIYAPQEFTSKVLQLITGHRGQILGYQTCSDWTGWDCVSGYIPQAEMQNLIMELRSLTLGIGFFNWTYDHLQEVPGKLADRVLATTGNGNGNGRS, encoded by the coding sequence ATGAACGGCAAAGCGTGTAAAGCCACCCGTAATGTGGCAATTGTTGGTCCGTATCTCAGTGGGAAAACCACTCTACTCGAAAGTTTGTTGTCCGTTACTGGTAGGATTTCTCGCAAAGGCACAGTAAAGGAAGGCAACACCGTCGGTGATAATGCCACCGAGGCCAGGCAACGCCAAATGAGTGTGGAGGTAACTGCCGCCAGCACCGAGTATCAAGATATCTGCTTCAATTTTATAGACTGTCCCGGTTCCATTGAATTTGCTCAAGAAACCTACAACGCCTTAGTTGGTGTGGATGCGGCTGTCGTGGTTTGTGAACCAGTAAGCGATCGCGTCCTCACCCTAGCACCCTTATTCAAATTTCTCGACGACTGGGAAATCCCCCACTTAGTCTTTATTAACAAAATGGATCGGTTTGAGTTGACCGATGATGCTAATGGTAACTCCTTACGGTCCGTCTTTGATGCCCTCAATTCAGTTTCCACTCGCCCCTTAGTACTGCACCAATACCCCATTGGTAAGGGAGAACACCTCACCGGATTTATTGATTTAGTCACCGAACAAGCCTATCTTTACCATCCTGATGCCCCAGCTGATCCGATTCCACTGCCAGAGTCATTGAAAGAGGCAGAACAGCAAGCACGCACAGAATTACTAGAAACCTTAGCAGATTTTGACGACCACCTCCTCGAAGAACTACTAGAAGAAATTGAGCCACCCCAAGAAGAAATTGTCCAAGACCTGAAGATGGAATTGGGGGCCGACTTGATTGTACCTGTATTTATGGGTGTTGCTCAGCAAGATTATGGTGTTCGCCCCTTGATCGATGCCCTACTGCGAGAAGCACCAACCCCAGAAACCACTGCCGAGCGTCGGGACATTGCTGGTGATGAATCAAGCACGGTGGCACAGGTACTCAAAACCTATTACACTCCTCAAGGTGGAAAACTCTCCCTAGTGCGAGTGTGGCAAGGTAAACTAACCGATGGCATGGTATTTAATGGTGTCCGTGCCGGAGGCTTATACCGTATGTTTGGTCACCACACTCAGTCAGTTTCCCAAGTATCTGCTGGTGATATCGTTGCCCTGGGACGCTTAGAGGGCATTAAAACTGGTGACACCCTGACCACTGATACGGGTAATCGAGAGATTAAATTACCAATAGCTGAGGGAACCAAACCAGTCTATGCGTTAGCCATTACCCCTCAGAAGCGCAAAGATGAGGTTAAGCTGAGTGGTGCCTTAACCAAGCTGCTGGAAGAAGACCCATCTCTGGTGTGGGAACAACATGGAGACACTCACGAAATCATCCTATGGGGACAGGGAGATATTCATCTTCAGGTTGCTCTAGACCGGATGAGCCGCAAATACAACTTACCGATGACCACTCACTTACCCCGAGTGCCTTACAAAGAAACTATCCGCAAATCCACTATCTCTCACGGGCGCTACAAGCACCAAAGTGGTGGTCATGGGCAATATGGTGATGTCTACCTTGATATCCAACCCTTGTCTCGGGGTGAAGGGTTTAACTTCTCGGAAACCATTGTCGGTGGGGTCGTGCCAAAGCAATATATCCCTGGTGTGGAGATCGGAGTAAAGGAGTACTTGTCCCACGGACCGTTAGGCTTCCCAGTGGTAGATGTGGCTGTTACTCTCACCAATGGCTCTTACCACTCGGTAGATAGTTCGGAACAGGCATTTAAACAAGCAGCACGGCTAGCTATGACCGGTGGTATGCCCAATTGTGAGCCAATGTTACTTGAGCCAATTATGTCTGTTGGAATCTATGCACCTCAGGAATTCACCTCTAAGGTGCTGCAATTGATCACCGGTCATCGGGGTCAAATCCTCGGCTATCAGACCTGTTCTGATTGGACAGGATGGGATTGTGTTTCTGGCTATATCCCCCAGGCAGAAATGCAGAACTTGATCATGGAATTGCGATCGCTTACTCTAGGGATCGGTTTCTTTAATTGGACCTATGACCATCTCCAGGAAGTGCCAGGTAAGCTAGCTGATCGGGTGCTGGCAACCACTGGCAATGGTAATGGTAATGGTCGGAGCTAA
- a CDS encoding PEP-CTERM sorting domain-containing protein (PEP-CTERM proteins occur, often in large numbers, in the proteomes of bacteria that also encode an exosortase, a predicted intramembrane cysteine proteinase. The presence of a PEP-CTERM domain at a protein's C-terminus predicts cleavage within the sorting domain, followed by covalent anchoring to some some component of the (usually Gram-negative) cell surface. Many PEP-CTERM proteins exhibit an unusual sequence composition that includes large numbers of potential glycosylation sites. Expression of one such protein has been shown restore the ability of a bacterium to form floc, a type of biofilm.), with translation MNKKLLTKLTVATTSLTLVTLGTTSSAQATSLTGLIEFSTNGSGSSTGGLVWDTGAQSFWDLFVTSDGEDGEFINDPSTRKIDFELTEGIHTFTIYGDGRSSFADRSHYGLNLFFNGETTNPGISVFGELARSADSDPGFSANSSGLTRRLDGNIVPNSGTLSFIDGLTTVTLTDYIYQAADVQQKDRVSERSIGPNRQWDMVGQFTLNLETTSVPEPVSVLGLLTVGAFGAGATLKRNKKQQA, from the coding sequence ATGAATAAAAAATTACTCACTAAATTAACAGTCGCTACCACCAGCCTAACCTTAGTCACCTTAGGAACTACTAGCAGCGCACAAGCAACAAGCTTAACTGGACTGATTGAATTTTCGACTAATGGATCAGGAAGTAGCACAGGTGGACTTGTTTGGGATACCGGTGCTCAGAGCTTTTGGGACTTGTTCGTTACCAGCGATGGTGAAGACGGTGAATTCATTAATGACCCAAGTACTCGCAAAATCGACTTTGAACTAACAGAAGGTATCCATACATTTACAATTTATGGTGATGGAAGAAGCTCTTTTGCTGATCGTAGTCATTACGGTTTGAATTTGTTTTTCAATGGAGAGACCACCAATCCAGGGATTTCAGTCTTTGGAGAATTAGCCCGCTCCGCTGACTCTGATCCAGGCTTTTCAGCCAATAGTAGTGGTTTAACTCGGAGACTCGATGGCAATATTGTACCAAACTCAGGAACTCTTTCCTTTATTGATGGTTTAACAACCGTGACACTCACTGACTATATCTATCAAGCAGCAGATGTTCAACAGAAAGACCGTGTTAGTGAGCGGAGTATAGGTCCAAATCGTCAATGGGACATGGTTGGACAATTTACATTAAACTTAGAAACTACATCTGTCCCTGAACCCGTTTCAGTGCTAGGTCTGCTGACAGTGGGTGCATTCGGTGCTGGTGCAACCCTCAAGCGCAACAAAAAACAGCAAGCCTAA
- a CDS encoding AAA-like domain-containing protein: MVNLQYLIDIQEGLGFAEQLVFSNTGQSLSDIQRAVLQKSWQGQRKTYDQIAQELGYSASYIKQTVAPKLWKLFSEALGEKVSKTNFRSVLERRQVNQESSHTQELIGVLKQGLEPYEKGKVQSTAKQQISNVSFPNHPQSQILNPQSQQLELPEGRVPLASRFYVERVPYEFRCYEEIVKPGAFIHIKAPRQMGKTSLMVRILAHAETQGYQTVRLNLQRVDVEILTNLDKFLRWLAYNVTRKLNLKPMLDDYWHEELGSKVSCTTYFQDYLLEQIDSPIVLALDEVNEIFKYPKIAQDFLPLLRSWYEEAKDSKIWQKLRLVLVNSTEVYLPLTIHQSPFTVGLPIQLSSFSWEQVQDLAQRHQLDLSIGDLAQLMWLVAGHPYLLRLALYYLARQDLTLEELVQKATSDQGIYSEHLQRHWWTLQQHPDLAVAFETVLRAKVPVALEQVQAFKLYSMGLVNWSDNQVMVSCNLYQRYFSNRFHSHSATGWE, from the coding sequence GTGGTTAACTTACAATACCTGATCGATATTCAGGAAGGATTAGGATTTGCTGAACAATTAGTGTTTTCCAACACAGGGCAATCTCTCAGTGATATCCAAAGAGCAGTTTTGCAAAAATCCTGGCAAGGGCAACGCAAAACCTATGACCAGATCGCTCAAGAGTTAGGCTATTCAGCAAGTTATATCAAGCAGACCGTTGCCCCTAAATTATGGAAACTGTTCTCAGAGGCACTAGGGGAAAAAGTTAGTAAAACCAACTTTCGTAGTGTACTCGAAAGACGACAGGTCAATCAAGAATCGAGTCATACTCAGGAGCTGATTGGGGTATTGAAACAGGGACTAGAGCCTTACGAAAAAGGGAAGGTGCAATCTACAGCTAAGCAACAGATCTCAAATGTTTCTTTTCCGAACCATCCCCAATCCCAAATCCTCAATCCTCAATCCCAGCAGTTGGAGTTACCAGAGGGAAGAGTTCCTTTAGCTTCCCGATTTTATGTCGAGCGAGTCCCCTATGAATTCAGGTGTTACGAAGAGATTGTTAAACCAGGAGCCTTTATTCATATTAAAGCACCCAGACAGATGGGGAAAACATCCCTGATGGTGAGGATTCTGGCTCATGCAGAAACTCAGGGTTATCAAACTGTGCGTTTGAACCTTCAACGAGTGGATGTTGAAATTCTCACTAACCTAGATAAATTTTTGCGCTGGTTAGCCTACAATGTCACCCGCAAGCTGAACCTAAAACCCATGCTAGATGATTATTGGCATGAGGAGCTGGGTAGTAAAGTCAGCTGCACCACCTATTTCCAAGACTATCTGCTAGAACAAATAGACAGTCCTATTGTTTTGGCATTAGATGAAGTTAATGAGATTTTCAAGTATCCCAAAATTGCTCAAGACTTTCTACCCCTGCTACGCTCTTGGTATGAAGAAGCCAAAGATAGCAAGATCTGGCAAAAACTTCGGCTAGTGCTGGTTAACTCCACAGAGGTTTATCTACCCCTAACTATCCATCAATCTCCTTTTACCGTAGGATTGCCGATTCAGTTGTCTTCATTTAGTTGGGAGCAGGTTCAGGATTTAGCCCAGCGTCATCAACTCGATCTCTCCATCGGAGATTTAGCCCAGCTGATGTGGTTAGTAGCTGGTCATCCCTATTTGCTGCGTCTAGCTTTATATTATCTGGCGCGACAGGATTTGACCCTAGAAGAACTAGTGCAAAAGGCTACTTCAGATCAGGGAATTTACAGCGAACACCTACAGCGACACTGGTGGACTCTACAACAACATCCTGATTTAGCCGTAGCCTTTGAAACAGTGCTTAGGGCAAAAGTTCCAGTAGCCTTGGAACAGGTACAGGCATTTAAGCTGTACAGTATGGGACTGGTGAATTGGTCAGACAATCAAGTCATGGTTAGCTGCAATTTGTATCAGCGATACTTTAGCAATCGCTTTCATAGCCATAGCGCTACGGGCTGGGAATAG
- the feoB gene encoding ferrous iron transport protein B, which translates to MTSCHNTSTAVIEESKGVKRVALLGMPNTGKSTFFNRITGTTAHVGNWPGITVDLLQANVQLNGEPTEFVDLPGIYDLKGFSDDEKIVQTFLENFAVDLFILVLNASQIDSQIRLALQVKSLGLPAVLMLNMADEAKQYGVKINTKTLSHNLDMPVFLISAKYGDGYMRAYLEISKTLNLQEQSINRDNLIDNLKTRISEHSSISTKEIDSVLNGAVEMPSEMAVNLTARIDKLLLHPILGLPLFFLGMFLVFWVVWTVGLPSQDLMDDMTGWIQGAMIEPVIQPLPTVVQDFLINGIWNGLATVASFVPLIVLFFILMAILEDSGYLSRSAYLMDIFMERLGLDGRSFVMQMMGFGCNVPALMGTRVMRSQALRLLTMLVIPFALCAARLQVFVFIIAAVFPHGNGALVLFSLYLLSFVAAIVTAALFQGVFKNEEPFIIELPPYRIPTLKQVLLRGWGEVKEFLQRASGFITFGCVAVWFITNLPPGATGLDTIGGQIGQFLSPIMNPIGINPHLTLALIFGFIAKEIVIGSLAVIYGLNSLAVSQQITDTVTFIQGYSFCIFCLIYTPCLTTIVTLFNEAKSWKFTLFSLVFSLGLAWVASLIFYQGALALGFH; encoded by the coding sequence ATGACCTCTTGCCACAATACCAGCACCGCCGTCATTGAAGAATCCAAAGGGGTTAAGCGAGTTGCCTTGCTAGGGATGCCCAACACGGGCAAATCAACCTTCTTTAACCGTATCACAGGTACCACTGCTCACGTTGGGAATTGGCCGGGAATTACTGTAGATCTACTACAAGCTAATGTCCAACTCAATGGCGAACCTACGGAATTCGTAGATTTACCAGGAATTTATGACCTCAAGGGATTTTCTGATGATGAGAAAATTGTTCAAACCTTTTTAGAAAATTTTGCTGTTGATCTATTTATTCTTGTTCTCAATGCTTCCCAAATTGATAGTCAAATTCGCTTAGCATTGCAGGTAAAATCCCTAGGTTTACCGGCAGTGTTGATGCTGAATATGGCTGATGAAGCTAAGCAATATGGAGTTAAAATCAACACAAAAACATTATCCCATAATTTGGATATGCCCGTGTTTCTCATTAGTGCCAAGTATGGAGACGGCTATATGAGGGCATACCTAGAAATTTCTAAAACCTTAAACTTACAAGAACAATCGATTAATAGAGATAATCTAATAGATAATCTAAAAACTCGTATATCTGAGCATAGCTCTATCTCCACTAAAGAGATAGATTCAGTCCTCAATGGTGCGGTAGAAATGCCCTCTGAGATGGCTGTAAATTTAACCGCCAGGATTGATAAGTTACTGCTGCATCCGATATTGGGATTACCTTTGTTCTTCTTAGGAATGTTCCTGGTATTTTGGGTGGTTTGGACTGTGGGACTACCCTCTCAAGACCTGATGGATGATATGACTGGCTGGATTCAAGGTGCCATGATTGAGCCTGTCATCCAACCCTTACCCACAGTGGTTCAAGACTTTTTGATTAATGGGATTTGGAATGGTTTAGCTACCGTTGCTTCCTTTGTACCATTAATTGTGCTGTTCTTTATCTTAATGGCAATTCTAGAAGATAGTGGCTACCTATCCCGTTCTGCCTATTTAATGGATATCTTTATGGAACGGTTGGGGTTAGATGGTCGCAGTTTTGTGATGCAAATGATGGGATTTGGCTGTAATGTTCCAGCATTAATGGGAACTAGAGTTATGCGATCGCAAGCCTTGCGACTGCTAACTATGCTAGTGATTCCTTTTGCTTTGTGTGCTGCCAGACTCCAGGTATTTGTCTTTATCATTGCCGCTGTTTTTCCCCATGGTAACGGGGCTTTAGTATTATTTTCCCTGTATCTACTTAGTTTTGTAGCCGCCATTGTCACTGCTGCTCTTTTCCAAGGAGTCTTTAAAAACGAGGAACCCTTTATTATAGAATTACCCCCTTACCGAATTCCTACCCTCAAACAAGTCTTACTGAGAGGCTGGGGAGAAGTCAAAGAATTTTTGCAACGAGCATCTGGGTTTATTACCTTTGGCTGTGTTGCGGTTTGGTTCATCACGAATTTACCTCCAGGAGCCACAGGATTGGATACCATTGGCGGGCAAATTGGACAATTTTTAAGTCCGATCATGAATCCCATTGGTATTAATCCCCATTTAACCTTAGCCTTAATTTTTGGTTTCATTGCTAAAGAAATTGTGATTGGCTCTTTAGCCGTAATTTATGGACTTAACTCCCTGGCTGTTAGTCAGCAGATAACTGATACAGTAACATTTATCCAAGGATATAGTTTTTGTATCTTTTGCTTAATCTACACTCCCTGTTTAACTACCATTGTTACCCTATTTAATGAGGCAAAATCCTGGAAATTCACCCTATTTTCTTTAGTGTTTTCCTTAGGCTTGGCTTGGGTAGCTAGCTTGATATTTTACCAGGGAGCTTTAGCACTGGGATTTCATTGA
- a CDS encoding P-II family nitrogen regulator, with product MQKIEAIIRAYKLEDVKIALVNAGIVGMTVSEVRGFGRQKGQTEQYRGTKYRVDFLPKVKLEVVVENGLVDMAVEKILAAAHTGKIGDGKIFISPIEQVVRIRTGERNLEAV from the coding sequence ATGCAAAAAATCGAGGCAATTATCCGAGCCTATAAGCTCGAAGACGTCAAAATCGCTTTAGTCAATGCTGGTATCGTTGGCATGACCGTGTCTGAAGTTCGGGGATTTGGACGGCAGAAAGGTCAAACTGAACAGTATCGCGGTACAAAGTACAGGGTAGACTTTCTGCCTAAGGTAAAGCTAGAAGTCGTTGTTGAAAATGGCTTAGTTGACATGGCAGTAGAAAAAATTCTCGCTGCTGCTCACACCGGTAAAATCGGCGACGGGAAAATTTTTATCAGTCCCATTGAGCAAGTTGTCCGGATTAGGACTGGGGAAAGGAATCTAGAGGCTGTTTAA
- a CDS encoding DUF3531 family protein translates to MQIIFREFNPFDLWIWIEFSTVPSYREKEYVEELFNSWFLLGKLGGFDAENLPVQEVGLEISYMEYDDRVAENSLMALMHNQGEFEYEGTWGRCWFDLGTSDAIALDILINSLRQLAKEYVEIEKLIIGGENDDWPVHDRSKSLFYESNSN, encoded by the coding sequence ATGCAAATTATATTTCGTGAGTTTAACCCATTTGATTTGTGGATTTGGATAGAATTTAGCACTGTTCCCTCCTATCGGGAAAAGGAATATGTGGAAGAATTGTTCAATTCCTGGTTTTTATTAGGTAAATTAGGAGGATTTGATGCAGAAAACCTGCCGGTGCAAGAGGTTGGCCTAGAAATCAGCTACATGGAATATGATGATAGAGTAGCGGAAAACAGTTTAATGGCGTTGATGCATAATCAGGGAGAGTTTGAGTATGAAGGCACTTGGGGGCGCTGCTGGTTTGATTTAGGAACTAGTGATGCGATCGCTCTTGATATTTTAATTAATTCTCTCCGCCAACTTGCCAAAGAATATGTGGAGATTGAAAAATTAATTATTGGTGGTGAAAACGACGATTGGCCAGTGCATGATAGGAGCAAATCACTGTTTTACGAATCTAATTCCAACTAA
- a CDS encoding helix-turn-helix domain-containing protein has protein sequence MVWAAKEGNFYGHGQPLCPQTDLYGFDRQRGTGFVTPQVGMMVDIFIPVGIFEACANHLQRYDLDDRFLAKNHVSILPDRMGEIKDYVRELFWLAQHKPDWFNQPHVQQLVANDLVPLVIQAIPIQGSSTPTLKPSRRRKLIAQAELEMVAHLEKPLTLKELAKRLGSSSSALSYGFQELFGMSPMRYLKVRRLNAVRRCLKARDPDSCSIEALANQFGFWNAGHFARDYKVMFGELPSKTLQRTADLRQED, from the coding sequence TTGGTTTGGGCGGCCAAAGAAGGCAATTTTTATGGCCACGGTCAGCCCCTGTGTCCCCAAACTGATTTGTATGGTTTTGATCGGCAACGAGGAACGGGCTTCGTGACTCCTCAAGTGGGAATGATGGTAGACATATTCATCCCGGTGGGAATCTTTGAAGCTTGTGCTAATCACTTGCAGCGCTATGATTTGGACGATCGCTTCCTCGCCAAGAATCATGTCAGTATATTGCCCGATCGGATGGGGGAGATCAAGGACTATGTCCGGGAACTATTTTGGTTGGCGCAACATAAACCTGACTGGTTCAACCAGCCCCATGTTCAACAGCTGGTTGCAAATGATCTCGTTCCGTTGGTGATTCAAGCAATTCCCATTCAAGGCAGTTCCACCCCTACCCTCAAACCGTCTCGGCGGAGAAAGTTGATTGCCCAAGCCGAGCTTGAAATGGTGGCCCACTTGGAAAAACCCCTGACCCTCAAGGAGCTAGCCAAACGATTGGGCTCTAGCAGTTCAGCGTTGTCCTATGGGTTTCAGGAGTTATTTGGTATGAGTCCCATGCGCTATCTCAAGGTGCGACGGCTGAATGCGGTGCGCAGGTGCCTGAAGGCACGTGATCCAGACAGTTGCAGCATAGAAGCCCTGGCTAACCAATTTGGCTTCTGGAATGCAGGGCATTTTGCTAGAGATTACAAAGTCATGTTTGGGGAATTGCCTTCAAAAACGTTGCAAAGGACAGCAGACCTTAGACAAGAAGATTAA